From a region of the Butyrivibrio sp. AE3004 genome:
- a CDS encoding amino acid ABC transporter permease — protein MDSFVQIENFSKIAPYASLFWQGILVTIMLSLFTVAIGFVLALILSSMRMSRFYPLAFLGMDKEGHQRERGIGVAIGKFNPLSFLATAYVEILRSTPVIVQVAIIYYGVFGALIELPNFTFMGFIKFERFFPGVVALGMNSGAYLCEIMRSGIQSIDGGQTEAARSLGMSQLQNMKYIILPQAIKNILPAIANEFVVIIKESAITYTIGVQDIMSAVNAVRGATFIIIEPLLVATAIYFCLCFPTSKVIAYFERRMSRGDKR, from the coding sequence ATGGACAGTTTTGTACAAATTGAGAACTTCTCAAAAATAGCGCCGTATGCCAGCCTTTTCTGGCAGGGCATACTAGTAACCATCATGCTTTCTCTTTTTACTGTTGCCATTGGATTTGTATTGGCACTGATTCTTTCAAGCATGAGAATGTCAAGATTTTATCCTCTTGCATTTCTGGGAATGGATAAAGAAGGACATCAGAGAGAGAGAGGAATCGGCGTTGCTATAGGAAAATTTAATCCGCTTAGTTTTCTTGCAACTGCTTATGTAGAGATTTTGAGATCAACGCCGGTTATTGTTCAGGTTGCGATCATTTATTACGGAGTTTTCGGTGCGCTTATAGAACTGCCCAATTTTACCTTTATGGGATTTATCAAATTCGAGCGCTTTTTCCCCGGTGTTGTTGCACTTGGAATGAACTCCGGAGCATATTTGTGTGAGATCATGCGTTCGGGGATTCAGTCAATTGACGGAGGACAGACAGAGGCGGCAAGGTCACTTGGAATGAGCCAGTTACAGAACATGAAGTATATTATTCTTCCACAGGCGATAAAGAACATACTGCCTGCGATTGCCAACGAGTTTGTAGTTATTATCAAGGAGTCGGCTATCACCTACACAATCGGTGTGCAGGATATTATGTCTGCGGTTAATGCGGTACGCGGAGCTACATTTATTATTATTGAACCACTTTTAGTTGCAACGGCAATTTATTTCTGCCTGTGCTTCCCTACAAGTAAAGTGATTGCATATTTTGAGAGGAGGATGAGCCGTGGCGACAAGCGATAA
- a CDS encoding transporter substrate-binding domain-containing protein, producing MKKKIIAAMMAGVMVVGMTACGNTSDNTGAATEAESTATEETADSAEATEADSTEAEATEENAEATEAASEITTVTPGKLTVATSPDFAPYEFYAVDESGTPKLAGFDIALAQYVADYLGLELEVVPVDFDGVLMELQTKAVDLGVAGLSPDPKRESIMDFSDIYYEGGQSFVCTQANKDKFTSLEDTNNSDIEVGAQTGSIQVDLAQTNSPDAELIQLTKVTDIIAELLAGKLDGAYIETAVAESYAKNYPELCVVLDVPYDGAEGSAIGVCKGNDALKAGVNEAIAKAISEGKMDEFVATANEQASGEIIEGLLDQQ from the coding sequence ATGAAGAAGAAAATTATTGCTGCTATGATGGCAGGTGTTATGGTGGTGGGAATGACAGCTTGCGGTAATACTTCTGATAATACAGGAGCTGCAACAGAGGCAGAGAGTACTGCTACAGAAGAGACTGCAGACAGCGCAGAGGCAACAGAGGCTGACAGTACAGAAGCTGAAGCGACAGAGGAGAACGCAGAGGCAACAGAGGCTGCTTCCGAGATCACAACAGTAACTCCCGGTAAGCTTACAGTAGCTACTTCACCTGATTTTGCACCTTATGAGTTTTATGCTGTTGATGAGTCTGGCACACCTAAGCTTGCAGGTTTTGACATCGCGCTTGCTCAGTATGTAGCTGATTATCTTGGACTTGAGCTTGAGGTAGTACCTGTTGACTTTGACGGCGTTCTTATGGAACTTCAGACCAAGGCAGTAGATCTTGGTGTAGCAGGTCTTTCACCCGATCCGAAGCGTGAATCAATTATGGACTTTTCAGATATCTACTATGAAGGCGGACAGTCGTTTGTTTGCACACAGGCTAACAAGGATAAGTTCACAAGTCTTGAAGATACCAACAACTCAGATATAGAGGTTGGTGCTCAGACAGGTTCAATCCAGGTTGACCTTGCACAGACAAACAGCCCTGATGCAGAGCTGATCCAGCTCACAAAGGTTACAGATATCATTGCTGAGCTTCTTGCAGGAAAGCTTGATGGTGCATATATCGAGACAGCTGTTGCTGAGAGCTATGCAAAGAATTATCCTGAGCTCTGTGTTGTACTTGATGTTCCTTATGATGGAGCTGAAGGTTCCGCAATCGGTGTATGCAAGGGTAACGATGCGCTTAAAGCAGGCGTTAACGAAGCTATCGCTAAGGCAATTTCAGAAGGAAAAATGGATGAGTTTGTTGCTACCGCAAATGAGCAGGCAAGCGGAGAGATTATCGAGGGACTTCTTGATCAGCAGTAA
- a CDS encoding response regulator — protein MRIIAVDDEDLALEGCINAIKKTEPDATVEGFTSGKKAIEKAEDIKPQVAFLDVEMRTDNGIDVAKQLQEKNPKINIIFVTGYSDYMQEAFAIYASGYIMKPVTAAKVKAELEHLRFPVEEDAEQHTNKLKVHTFGEFEVFTPDGVPLDFVYSKTRELLAVLIDANGAMRTFNQIMEKIWQDEDDAGSHRSYMRNLFADMTRIFAEHNCSEALIRRRGEAAINKAFFDCDYFDFLDGKKAETGFVGEYMNQYSWAEPTLGKLVQLSDDIW, from the coding sequence ATGAGGATTATTGCTGTTGATGATGAAGATCTGGCGCTTGAAGGCTGCATAAATGCCATAAAGAAGACGGAGCCGGATGCAACGGTTGAGGGGTTTACCAGTGGGAAAAAGGCCATTGAGAAGGCTGAGGATATAAAACCTCAGGTGGCTTTTCTTGATGTTGAAATGAGAACAGATAACGGGATAGATGTTGCGAAACAGCTTCAGGAGAAAAATCCCAAAATAAATATTATATTTGTGACCGGCTATTCCGATTATATGCAGGAAGCTTTTGCAATTTATGCAAGTGGATACATTATGAAGCCTGTTACTGCAGCTAAGGTTAAGGCAGAGCTTGAACATCTGAGGTTCCCTGTTGAAGAGGATGCTGAACAACATACAAATAAGCTTAAGGTTCACACCTTCGGAGAATTTGAAGTATTTACTCCTGACGGGGTTCCGCTTGATTTTGTTTACAGTAAGACCAGAGAACTCCTTGCGGTTCTGATAGATGCTAACGGGGCTATGCGTACCTTTAACCAGATTATGGAAAAAATCTGGCAGGACGAGGATGATGCCGGAAGCCACAGATCTTATATGAGAAATCTTTTTGCCGATATGACAAGGATATTTGCTGAGCATAACTGCTCTGAAGCACTAATCAGGAGAAGGGGAGAGGCCGCTATAAACAAGGCTTTCTTTGACTGTGATTATTTCGATTTCCTGGATGGAAAAAAGGCTGAGACGGGATTTGTGGGTGAATATATGAATCAATATAGCTGGGCAGAACCCACACTTGGAAAACTGGTTCAGCTTTCGGATGATATTTGGTAA
- a CDS encoding sensor histidine kinase, with protein MDHTMDYVNLGIASFLLAIMFIKLFGDIRLRKVSNKERMQFTKMLIADAIMLVAVLMGKSFAIAITNEKIRVFHSTMAYAIYFVGFYMLLGFYSLYTTYYISRMSGKNLKIRVFVIPLIGIYCITLIFYIFRGGVVAFDGTNFEKGPLYFIGQVGGYSLVLLTFVYMIVYRQYLKLNNILRLLSIVFFPLIGVFIRSFVPDLEVLPYCFCLSLIFMDNTFQYEQERLILEQEDKISRDRIKILLSQIRPHFLYNVLNSIYVLCEKNPEEAQEAIGRFSDYLRGNLDSLQKAECITLQKEMEHVTNYLGLEKMRFREKLNIKYDIKDERFLLPALSVQLLVENAVKHGIHKKEEGGYVHIASFSDEDYYYIVVEDNGVGFDSDEMKKGDGLHIGIDNLQERLLTMCKGFLLIESTKNVGTKATIKIPKNV; from the coding sequence ATGGATCATACTATGGATTATGTAAATTTAGGAATTGCTTCATTTCTTTTGGCAATTATGTTTATAAAGCTGTTTGGAGATATCAGATTGAGGAAGGTTTCCAATAAGGAGCGTATGCAGTTTACCAAGATGCTTATAGCAGATGCCATCATGCTTGTGGCTGTCCTTATGGGAAAAAGCTTTGCAATTGCAATCACCAATGAAAAAATACGTGTTTTTCATTCGACAATGGCTTATGCAATATATTTTGTGGGATTTTACATGCTACTTGGCTTTTATTCGCTTTATACAACTTACTATATTTCAAGAATGAGCGGTAAAAATCTCAAAATCAGGGTTTTTGTAATTCCACTTATTGGAATTTATTGCATTACTCTTATTTTTTATATCTTCAGGGGAGGGGTTGTAGCCTTTGATGGCACGAATTTTGAGAAAGGACCATTGTACTTTATAGGGCAGGTCGGTGGTTACTCGCTTGTACTTTTGACCTTTGTGTACATGATTGTGTACAGGCAGTACCTGAAGCTGAACAATATTCTAAGGCTTCTTTCGATAGTTTTTTTTCCGTTGATCGGAGTTTTCATAAGATCTTTTGTGCCTGATCTGGAAGTGCTTCCGTATTGCTTTTGCTTATCGCTTATTTTTATGGATAATACCTTTCAATATGAACAGGAGAGACTCATTCTTGAACAGGAAGACAAAATATCCAGGGATAGGATAAAAATCCTTCTGAGTCAGATCAGACCGCATTTTTTATATAATGTGCTAAATTCCATATATGTGCTTTGTGAAAAAAATCCGGAAGAGGCACAGGAAGCCATTGGCCGCTTTTCTGACTACCTGAGAGGAAATCTGGACAGTCTTCAGAAGGCGGAATGCATAACACTCCAAAAAGAAATGGAGCATGTTACAAACTATCTTGGCCTTGAAAAAATGAGATTCAGGGAAAAGCTTAACATCAAATATGATATAAAGGACGAACGGTTTCTCCTGCCTGCTCTTTCCGTACAGCTTCTGGTCGAAAATGCTGTAAAACACGGAATACATAAAAAAGAGGAAGGCGGCTATGTTCATATTGCAAGTTTTTCAGATGAAGATTACTATTATATAGTTGTCGAGGATAATGGAGTCGGCTTTGATTCTGATGAGATGAAAAAGGGTGACGGGCTTCATATAGGAATCGATAATCTTCAGGAGCGGCTTCTGACAATGTGTAAGGGATTTCTTCTGATCGAAAGTACCAAGAATGTCGGAACGAAAGCGACGATCAAAATTCCGAAAAATGTTTAA
- a CDS encoding ABC transporter ATP-binding protein, translating into MIDRAQEVLKISNLDISISMGKEKIHAIRGLDLVLRKGETVALVGESGSGKSITMKAVMGILPAGSIINKGSILLKEGENDIDLLKQSPAYLRKNIVGKRIAMIFQDPMTSLNPTMTIGGQLKAAILAHAKLSKDAVFDKSVTLLREVGITEPERRLKQYPHEFSGGMRQRIVIAMALSSDPEILICDEPTTALDVTIQDKILDLIISLQQKRELSVIYITHDLGVVAKTSDYVNVMYAGRIIECGTIVDIFYDPRHPYTWGLLSAIPDTSESHSELYSIPGTPPVLTKDPDGDAFAPRNPYALNIDFKKEAPLFKISDSHYAATWLLDERAKPVSRPKELEERILRMKMEAAAYVNE; encoded by the coding sequence ATGATTGACAGAGCTCAGGAAGTTTTAAAGATAAGTAATCTTGACATAAGCATATCCATGGGAAAAGAAAAGATACATGCCATAAGAGGCCTGGACCTCGTCCTGCGAAAAGGAGAAACTGTTGCACTTGTGGGAGAATCAGGTTCCGGCAAATCGATTACCATGAAAGCAGTTATGGGAATATTACCGGCCGGTTCGATCATCAATAAAGGAAGCATTCTTCTTAAGGAAGGTGAGAATGACATAGATCTTCTAAAACAGTCCCCGGCATATCTAAGGAAAAATATAGTCGGAAAAAGGATTGCTATGATATTCCAGGATCCGATGACCTCCCTTAATCCCACAATGACAATCGGAGGACAGCTTAAAGCTGCTATCCTGGCCCACGCAAAACTGTCAAAGGATGCAGTTTTTGACAAATCAGTCACTCTTCTAAGGGAGGTTGGCATAACAGAGCCCGAAAGAAGACTTAAGCAATATCCGCATGAGTTTTCAGGTGGCATGCGACAAAGAATAGTCATTGCAATGGCATTGTCGTCCGATCCCGAAATACTCATTTGCGATGAACCCACCACAGCACTGGATGTAACAATACAGGATAAAATACTCGACCTGATAATAAGTCTTCAGCAGAAAAGAGAACTGTCAGTTATATATATAACCCATGACCTTGGAGTTGTAGCAAAGACATCTGATTATGTGAATGTCATGTATGCCGGAAGGATTATAGAATGCGGAACCATAGTTGATATCTTCTACGATCCGAGGCATCCATATACCTGGGGATTACTCTCAGCAATACCTGATACCAGCGAGAGCCACTCTGAATTATATTCAATTCCCGGAACTCCACCGGTACTCACAAAGGATCCTGATGGTGATGCCTTTGCTCCCAGAAATCCCTATGCGCTTAATATCGATTTCAAAAAGGAAGCTCCCCTATTTAAGATTTCAGATAGTCATTATGCAGCGACGTGGCTTCTTGATGAAAGAGCAAAGCCTGTAAGTCGTCCGAAGGAACTTGAGGAGAGAATTCTTAGAATGAAGATGGAGGCAGCTGCTTATGTCAACGAGTGA
- a CDS encoding ATP-binding cassette domain-containing protein, protein MSTSETRTSEPLLNVENLIMKFGKGRNSFTAVNKVSFTINKGEIYGLVGESGSGKSTIGKCVIGLNKSSSGKIIFEGKELKSICPDIQMIFQDPMSSLNPKKKIKDIVGAGPDIHKMFSSKEERDARIMKVLETVGLSREQAERYPGQFSGGQRQRVGIARALIMNPKLIVADECIAALDASVQAQIVNMISRICRETGTAFLFISHDLSMVRYLCQRIGVLHRGYLLETGDVDDIFKSPAHPYTRNLLAANPIPNPIVQFKKDEHYDYETSGILYENGSWHDVKSNEKHKVWCTDSEFEKWGL, encoded by the coding sequence ATGTCAACGAGTGAAACAAGGACAAGTGAGCCACTTCTTAACGTTGAAAATCTGATAATGAAGTTTGGAAAAGGCAGAAATTCCTTTACAGCTGTAAACAAAGTGAGTTTTACAATAAACAAAGGCGAAATATATGGACTTGTCGGCGAATCAGGTTCCGGAAAATCCACGATCGGCAAGTGCGTAATAGGACTTAATAAGTCATCTTCCGGGAAAATTATTTTTGAAGGCAAAGAACTAAAATCAATATGCCCCGACATACAGATGATATTTCAGGATCCCATGTCTTCCCTTAATCCCAAGAAAAAAATCAAGGATATTGTTGGTGCAGGACCGGATATTCACAAAATGTTTTCCTCCAAAGAAGAACGCGATGCCCGCATAATGAAAGTTCTCGAAACAGTAGGTCTGTCAAGGGAACAGGCAGAGCGATATCCGGGCCAGTTTTCCGGTGGGCAAAGGCAGAGAGTCGGAATAGCAAGAGCCCTCATCATGAACCCGAAGCTTATTGTGGCAGATGAATGTATAGCAGCTTTGGATGCGTCTGTTCAGGCTCAGATTGTAAATATGATATCACGGATATGCAGAGAAACAGGTACTGCATTTCTTTTCATTTCACACGACCTGTCGATGGTAAGGTATTTGTGCCAAAGGATAGGTGTGCTTCATCGCGGCTATCTCCTTGAAACCGGAGATGTGGACGATATTTTCAAGAGTCCGGCCCATCCTTATACGAGAAATCTCCTGGCCGCCAATCCGATACCAAATCCCATTGTACAGTTCAAAAAGGATGAGCATTACGACTATGAGACCTCCGGCATCCTGTATGAAAACGGTTCCTGGCATGATGTAAAGAGCAATGAAAAACATAAGGTATGGTGCACAGATAGCGAATTTGAGAAATGGGGGCTATAG
- a CDS encoding peptide ABC transporter substrate-binding protein — protein sequence MSRNISKRFIAALTATLLFLCATACSGQRETVGIDSERELNIGYDALPISLDAQMAFDSASFAYLKPMVATLFKDVGGELKTDLAESYEVSENGLIYTIKLRDEIRYSDGTPITAEDFVYAIQRIADPLSGSNAVFVFHDICEVKNIEAVSTGQLPLSELGVTAQDDRTLVIELEKPCPYFISALSLPCSAPCSRSFIEKWGNLYATKAEYTLGSGPFFIDRYEPFDTQVHYSKNPYYYDEKSVKLPGVSIRYVQSPQQAMMCYESGALDAISVSGPIQELAEGDRNVYENASGSIWYIGTVPSHNSALKNKNIRRALTMSINRDSIVKNITKRGSATLERLIPENFSYDTKGNDYVKEPDEYLDICSYDTKKALEYWNKGLEEINAKTLELSLILRPSEETLIEMIISEWERSLPGLHVTATVIPSKQFWNDLDKKESDLYFSGWSADYSDPNTFLALFTSTSKYDYADLKNAEYDRLLNDAVIETDPMRRFDMLHKAEDILMEESLYFPIYASGDAWLVSSEISDVVFDFTGVTLDPKWTSKSR from the coding sequence ATGAGCAGGAACATAAGTAAAAGATTTATAGCAGCACTGACAGCCACTCTCCTATTCCTTTGTGCTACAGCATGCTCAGGCCAAAGAGAAACCGTCGGTATAGATTCAGAAAGAGAACTCAATATCGGATACGATGCTTTACCTATTTCATTGGATGCCCAGATGGCTTTTGATTCGGCTTCCTTTGCTTATCTTAAGCCAATGGTTGCAACACTTTTCAAAGATGTGGGCGGTGAGCTAAAGACAGATTTGGCCGAGAGCTACGAGGTATCTGAAAACGGCCTTATCTACACAATAAAGCTTCGTGATGAAATAAGATACAGTGATGGAACACCAATTACCGCAGAGGACTTCGTTTATGCCATTCAGAGAATAGCAGATCCGTTATCCGGTAGCAATGCTGTTTTCGTCTTTCATGATATTTGTGAGGTCAAAAACATTGAGGCAGTTAGCACTGGGCAACTACCTTTATCCGAGCTTGGTGTTACAGCACAAGATGACAGGACTCTGGTGATAGAACTCGAAAAGCCCTGCCCGTATTTTATTAGTGCTCTCTCACTTCCGTGCTCCGCACCATGCAGCAGGTCTTTCATCGAAAAATGGGGAAATTTGTATGCCACAAAGGCTGAATATACTTTGGGAAGCGGGCCTTTTTTCATTGATCGTTATGAACCGTTTGACACCCAGGTTCATTACAGCAAGAATCCCTATTACTACGACGAAAAATCAGTAAAGCTTCCCGGAGTTTCAATAAGATACGTACAAAGTCCGCAGCAGGCGATGATGTGCTACGAGAGCGGCGCCCTGGATGCCATATCTGTTTCCGGCCCTATCCAGGAACTGGCAGAGGGTGACAGGAACGTTTACGAAAATGCCTCCGGCAGCATATGGTATATAGGAACTGTTCCTTCTCATAACAGTGCGCTGAAAAACAAAAACATAAGACGTGCACTCACTATGTCCATTAATCGGGACAGCATTGTAAAGAATATCACTAAAAGAGGATCCGCAACGCTTGAAAGGCTTATTCCCGAAAACTTCAGCTATGATACCAAGGGCAATGATTATGTTAAAGAGCCGGATGAATATCTCGATATTTGCAGCTATGACACGAAAAAGGCTCTTGAATACTGGAATAAGGGCCTTGAAGAAATAAATGCAAAAACACTTGAGCTTTCCCTAATATTGAGGCCATCTGAAGAGACCTTAATAGAAATGATTATCAGCGAGTGGGAAAGATCTCTTCCGGGCCTTCATGTTACTGCAACTGTCATTCCCTCCAAGCAGTTTTGGAATGATCTTGATAAAAAAGAGAGCGACCTATATTTTAGCGGGTGGTCAGCTGATTATTCAGACCCCAACACTTTTCTGGCACTGTTCACATCCACATCAAAATATGATTACGCGGACCTGAAAAATGCAGAATATGACAGGCTTTTAAATGATGCAGTTATTGAAACAGATCCCATGCGCAGGTTCGATATGCTTCACAAAGCAGAGGATATACTAATGGAGGAAAGCCTGTATTTTCCAATATATGCAAGTGGTGATGCATGGCTTGTATCAAGCGAAATAAGCGATGTAGTGTTTGATTTTACAGGTGTGACTTTAGATCCGAAATGGACTTCCAAAAGCAGATAA
- a CDS encoding ABC transporter permease, with the protein MISIISLVLIIFILFMLMELMPGSPFNDEKLSDDQKQVLYEAYGLDKPVIYRFGIYVKNILHGDFGDSYSISANTPVASLISTRLPVSMKVGGAAMIIGSIFGLALGFLAAFNRGKVTDVICMIISILGVSVPSYIFAIVLNYFVGFKWKALPLLYDFRSPVKTSILPVIALSIGVMGVVMKFTRDEATSVLKSDYVLFARSQGIPEKEILFGYVLRNSMIPVITVMAMLLVSLLTGSLVTERIFSIPGIGALLTTAITANDYNVIIALSFVYAVIYVVARLVLDLVYGLIDPRIRVSGGTGE; encoded by the coding sequence TTGATATCAATTATATCTCTGGTCCTTATTATTTTTATCCTGTTTATGCTGATGGAATTAATGCCGGGCTCTCCCTTTAACGACGAGAAGCTAAGCGACGATCAGAAGCAGGTATTATATGAGGCATATGGCCTGGATAAACCGGTCATTTACAGATTTGGAATATATGTAAAAAATATACTGCATGGGGATTTTGGAGACAGCTACAGCATATCGGCCAACACTCCGGTTGCGTCACTTATCAGTACAAGGCTCCCGGTTTCCATGAAGGTTGGCGGCGCAGCGATGATTATCGGTAGTATTTTCGGCCTTGCACTTGGCTTTCTTGCAGCCTTTAACAGGGGCAAGGTCACGGACGTAATATGCATGATAATCAGCATTCTCGGAGTTTCTGTTCCATCATATATTTTTGCGATAGTGCTGAATTATTTTGTCGGATTTAAATGGAAAGCTTTGCCACTTCTCTATGACTTCAGATCACCGGTAAAAACCTCAATCCTACCTGTAATTGCACTGTCTATAGGAGTTATGGGCGTTGTTATGAAGTTCACACGGGATGAAGCAACCTCAGTCCTTAAGTCTGATTATGTGCTTTTTGCAAGAAGCCAGGGAATTCCGGAAAAAGAGATATTGTTCGGGTATGTTCTTCGCAATTCAATGATCCCTGTAATAACAGTAATGGCTATGCTTTTGGTTTCACTCCTTACAGGGTCTCTTGTTACCGAGAGAATCTTTTCCATCCCGGGGATAGGTGCGCTTCTTACTACCGCCATAACCGCTAATGACTACAATGTGATAATAGCACTGAGCTTTGTTTATGCGGTCATATATGTAGTAGCAAGGCTTGTACTGGATCTGGTTTATGGCCTTATAGACCCAAGAATACGCGTATCGGGAGGAACCGGTGAATAA
- a CDS encoding ABC transporter permease, with translation MGTEKYEDGFTAEDFELAVRTNDMEIDTTFSGEGRFKAAIRRYKSNKAAMFGLITLILLVLSSIIIPLLSGRGINEQNPDRSFVAPKIPGILSGSEKIPFTTGERIVNKYEELSIDDTIYLFGTDQLGRDLFSRCFKGMQVSLLIALAAGAISLIIGMNYGMISGYIGGKTDMIMQQIVDVLSSIPSLVVVTLLMLVFKPGISSIIIAIMLTGWMEMSIIARAQVFRLKDREYILAARTLGAGNFFILFREILPNIFEALVTELMVSIPTAIFFETFLSFVGLGLPVGACSLGRLIADGFDNCLIHPYTLIPPMILLVLLMISANLVAEGLKDAFE, from the coding sequence ATGGGTACCGAAAAATATGAAGACGGTTTTACCGCAGAAGATTTTGAATTAGCAGTTCGAACGAATGATATGGAAATAGATACTACCTTCTCAGGCGAAGGCAGATTTAAGGCTGCGATCAGAAGATACAAAAGCAATAAAGCTGCAATGTTTGGGCTTATTACGCTAATACTCCTTGTTCTGTCCAGTATTATTATCCCTCTCCTTTCAGGAAGAGGAATAAATGAGCAGAATCCCGACCGAAGCTTTGTTGCCCCTAAAATCCCCGGTATTTTAAGCGGTTCAGAAAAAATCCCCTTTACAACCGGAGAAAGAATCGTTAATAAATATGAAGAGCTTTCCATAGATGATACTATTTATCTCTTTGGAACAGATCAGCTGGGAAGAGATTTGTTTTCAAGATGCTTCAAAGGCATGCAGGTATCTCTCCTTATCGCGCTTGCAGCAGGTGCTATCTCCCTTATCATCGGAATGAACTACGGAATGATATCAGGCTATATAGGTGGAAAAACAGATATGATCATGCAGCAAATAGTGGATGTGCTTAGCAGCATTCCCTCTCTGGTAGTCGTAACGCTTTTGATGCTGGTCTTCAAACCCGGTATCAGTTCAATTATCATCGCGATCATGCTTACAGGATGGATGGAAATGAGTATCATTGCAAGAGCACAGGTCTTCAGGCTGAAGGATAGAGAATATATTCTCGCAGCCAGAACCCTTGGCGCAGGTAATTTCTTTATTCTGTTCAGGGAGATACTTCCCAATATTTTTGAAGCCCTTGTAACCGAGCTTATGGTGTCCATTCCTACAGCAATCTTCTTCGAAACCTTCTTAAGTTTTGTAGGGCTTGGGCTCCCTGTCGGAGCCTGCTCCCTTGGACGCTTAATAGCTGACGGCTTTGATAATTGTCTGATTCATCCATATACACTTATTCCGCCCATGATACTTCTTGTACTTTTGATGATATCGGCAAATCTTGTAGCAGAGGGATTAAAGGATGCATTTGAGTAA